From the genome of Gryllotalpicola protaetiae:
AAGCAGGTGCTGGCCCTCGTCGAGATCAAGGCGCGCTTCGACGAGCAGAACAACATCGAGTGGGCGCGCAAGCTCGAGAAGTCCGGCGTGCACGTCGTCTACGGCCTGGTCGGCCTCAAGACGCACTGCAAGCTCGCGCTCGTCATCCGCCAGGAGGGCGGCCGGCTCAAGCACTACAGCCATGTCGGCACGGGCAACTACAACCCGAAGACGAGCCGCATCTACGAGGACCTCGGCCTGTTCACCTCCGACGACCAGGTCGGCAAGGACCTCACCAGGCTCTTCAACGAGCTGTCGGGCTACGCCATCGAGAAGAAGTTCAAGCGGCTGCTCGTCGCGCCGCTGCATCTGCGCAAGGGGCTGCTCAAGGCGATCGCGCAGGAGACCAAGAACGCGCAGGCGGGGAAGCCGGCAGGCATCCGCATCAAGGTCAACTCGATGGTCGACGAGGCCATCATCGACGCCCTGTATCAGGCCAGCAGGGCGGGCGTGCCCGTCGACATCTGGGTGCGCGGCATCTGCGGCCTCAAGGCCGGGCAGGAGGGGTACAGCGAGAACATCCGCGTGCGCTCGATCCTCGGCCGCTACCTCGAGCACTCGCGCATCTTCAGCTTCGTGAACAACGGCGACCCGCTCGTCTACATCGGCAGCGCCGACATGATGCACCGCAACCTCGACCGCCGCATCGAGGCGCTGGTGCGGCTGACGAAGCCCGAGCACATCCAGGAGCTCTCTGACAACTTCGATCTGGCGATGAGCAACGAGACGTCGTCATGGGAGCTCGAGTCCGACGGGTCGTGGGCGAGGCACGCGGTCGACGAGTCCGGTGCGCCGCTCGTCGACCTGCAGAACCGCCTCATGTACCAGATCTCGCACCGTCCGCGTGCGGCAGTGCGCCTGTGACGGACGGAGTCGTACTTGCCGCCGGAGCGGTGTGCTGGCGGATCGTGGACGGCGACGTCCGTGTGCTCGTCATCCACCGTCCCCGCTACGACGACCTGACTCTGCCCAAGGGCAAGGTCGACCCGGGCGAGACGTTGCCGCAGACCGCCGTACGCGAGGTGCGCGAGGAGACCGGGCTGACGGTCACGCTCGGGGTTCCGCTGTCGCAGACGCGCTACACGATCGCGAGCGGCCGCGAGAAGGTCGTGCACTACTGGACGGCTGAGGTGACGGATGCCGCGGTGAGGGCATCTCGGTTCCGCCCGAATTCCGAGGTGGATGCCGCGCACTGGATGCCCCTCTCGAAAGCCAAGGTCGCGCTCAGCTACGAGCACGACATCCGCCTGCTCGAGGAGTTCGCGACACTGCACGAGCGCGCGGGCGGCTCGAGCTTCGGGGTCATCGTGCTGCGGCACGCGAAGGCGCTGGGGCGCAGTGAATGGGGCGGCGTCGACGAGAAGCGGCCGCTTGCGGCGCGCGGGGTGCTGCAGGCGCAGCGCATCGTGCCGACCGTTCGCGCCTGGAGCCCGCGCCGCATCCTCACCTCTCCGGCCGTGCGCTGCGCCTCGACCGTCGCGCCGCTCGCGCGAGCACTCGACCGCAAACCGCGCTACGAGCCGGGAGTGAGCCAGGACGCCTGGGACGACGGCCTGTCGACCGTGCCCGAGGTCGTGGCGAAGCGCATCGTGTCGGGGCGGACGGCCGTGCTGTGCAGCCACAGACCCGTTCTGCCCGACATCCTGCGGGAGTTCGCCCTCGCCACGGGAACGCCCATGACCTGGCAGCTGCGCGAGGCCGCGGTGCTCGAGCCCGCCGCGTTCACGATCGTGCATCTCTCCGTGCTGCACCCGACGGCCGGAATCCTCGCGGTGGAGACCCACAGCCCGCTGTAGCGCGCGGGCGGCGTTTCACGCTCGTTCACCCCCCGTTCACCCTCGCGGAAGAGGTTGGTCAAACGCCGCCCTTAGCGTCGCCTGCGGGTCAGCACCGACCCATGCCCCGCGCGTACCCGAACTTCTCGTTTCTCGCGCGCGGCGGCTGAAATCCATTCCGAAGGGAACACAGTGAAGCTCAAGAACGTGGCGGCTGCGGGCGCTCTCGCCCTTGCTACCGCTCTCGCGCTCTCAGCCTGCGGCAGCAACGACAACGGCAGCAGCCCCAGCGACACCTCGACGAAGTCCCCGGCCGCGGCCGGCCCGACCATCGACCCGTCGCTCTCGGGCACCATCACCGCTGGTGGCTCGTCGGCTCAGGCCAACGCGCAGAAGGCATGGACGGCCGCGTTCACCGCTCAGGCGGCCGGCGTCAAGATCAACTACGACGGCTCGCAGGGCTCCGGCGGCGGCGTCACCAACTGGCTCGGCGGCTCGTACGACTTCGCGGGCACCGACTCGGCGCTGAGCTCCGACCAGTTCACCCAGGCGCAGACCACCTGCGGCGCCGACGGCGGTCTGAACATCCCCGTGTACCTCTCCGGCGTCGCGGTCATCTACAAGCTTCCGAACGACCCGAAGGTCAACCTGAGCGGATCGGTCATCGCCCAGATCTTCAACGGCAAGATCACCAACTGGAACGACCAGGCCATCGCGGCGCTCAACTCGGGCACCACGCTGCCGAACCTGCCGATCTCGGTCGTGCACCGCTCCGACGGCTCGGGCACCACGAACAACTTCACCAACTACCTGAACCAGATCGCCCCCAGCGACTGGACGACGCCGGCCAACAACGCATGGCCGAACAGCGTCGGCTCCGGGCAGCAGGGCGGCTCGGGTGTCGTGAACACGGTCGAGGCCGGTAGCGGCACGATCGGCTACGCGGACCAGAGCTCGATCGGCTCCGCGACCAAGGCGAGCATCCAGGCCGGCACCTCGGGCAGCACCTTCGTCGCCTACTCGGCCGCCGCAGCGACCAAGGCCTTCGACTCCGCCGCCAAGGATGCCGCACAGGGCACCGGCGACCTGACGAAGAAGCTCGACTACACCGCGATCACGGGTGCCGACGAGTACCCGATCCCGCTGCTCTCCTACGATGTCCTCTGCAAGAGCTTCAAGGACTCGACGCAGGGCAAGCTGACCGCGGCCTACATCGGCTTCATCGGCAGCAAGGTCGGCCAGGAGGTCGGCGAGAAGAACGCGGGCGCCGCGGCTCTGCCTGAGAGCATCCAGACCGAGATCGCCAAGACGATCGCACTGGTCAAGTAAGACAGCACCACCCACATGCGACGGTCGGGCTATCAACTGGTAGCCCGGCCGTCGCACAATGAAGCGACACCCACGATCCCCCACATCGACGAGGAACGAGACGCATCCCGTGACTGAGTCAACCGCCGCAGCTCCCTCGCGTCGGATCGTCGCCAAGGCCAGGCCCAGCGACCGCATCTTCAAGTTCCTGAGCACCGGCTCGGCCACCCTGATCATCGTGATCCTGGCCGGCGTCGCGCTGTTCCTCATCATCAAGTCCGCGCCGGCGATCACCGCCAGCTGGACGACGGGCGACCTCGCCGAGGGCACGACAGCACATCACTCGAGCTTCTGGAGCTACACGGCTCCGCTGATCTGGGGCACGCTCTGGGTCTCGCTGCTCGGCCTGCTCATGGGCGCCCCGGTCGCGATCGGCATCGCCCTCTTCATCTCGCACTACGCGCCGCGCAGCGTCGCCGGCGTGCTCGCCTACCTGGTCGACCTGCTCGCCGCCGTGCCGTCGATCATCTTCGGCCTCTGGGGCATCTTCACGATCCGCAAGTTCCTGCTGCCGTTCCAGGCATGGCTGAACCACCACGTCGGCTGGTTCCCTCTGTTCGGCGGCGACCTCAGCACGACGGGCTCGACGGCATTCGCCGGCGGCGTGGTGCTCGCGGTCATGATCCTTCCGATCATCACCTCAATCACCCGCGAGATCTTCCTGCAGACCCCGCGCCTCCACGAAGAGGCCGCACTCGCCCTCGGCGCGACGAAGTGGGAGACCGTGCGGCTCGCCGTCTTCCCGTATGCGCGCAGCGGCATGCTCAGCGCGATCCTGCTCGGACTCGGCCGCGCCCTCGGCGAGACGATGGCCATCGCGCTCATCATGTCTCCGACGATCGGCTTCTTCCTCAACTGGTTCACCGACAACCGGAACTCGCAGACCATCGCGGCGAACATCGCCCTGAACTTCCCCGAGTCGAACCAGCTTCAGCGCGAGGCGCTGATCGGTACGGGTCTTGCGCTGTTCGTGATCTCCCTGGTCGTGAACTTCGCTGCGCGCTTCATCATCGGCCGCACCGGCAAGTCGGGTGGCGGCAAGAAGGTCAAGCGGCTGCCCCCGACGAATCCGTCGACCATGCTCGCCCTCGATGACGCCGAGAGCCCGCTGGCGGCCCTTCACCCCCACGCGTCGTCTGCTCACCCTGAAGGCCTGAAGCCGAGCCAACCCGAAGGACCGCGTTCATGAGCGCCACCGCCATTCCCAACGCACCGGCTCCGAAGCGCCAGGTCGACAACGCGCTGACGAGTGGCCAGCTGCCGCGCTACTTCGAGCTCTGGTCCCTGCTCGGCGCGCTCGTCGTCAGCGCCGTCCTGTTCGCGCTCGTCGGCTTCAACGTCGTCGGCTGGGTGGTCGTCGCCGCGATCATCTACCTGCTGGCCGTCGGCGTCATCTCATCGTTCACCGAGAGCCGCCGCAAGGCGGTCGACCGCATCGTGCGCGGCGTCGTCGTGATCATGTTCCTGCTGGCGCTCGCGCCTCTGGTGTCGACGCTCATCGACGTGATCGCCCGCGGCGCGAAGGACGCGTTCGACCCGAGCTTCGTCTTCCAGACCGGCGGCACTCACTTCGACCCGGTCTCCCTCAAGGTCACGACCACGATCGGGGCATGGCAG
Proteins encoded in this window:
- the pstC gene encoding phosphate ABC transporter permease subunit PstC, translating into MTESTAAAPSRRIVAKARPSDRIFKFLSTGSATLIIVILAGVALFLIIKSAPAITASWTTGDLAEGTTAHHSSFWSYTAPLIWGTLWVSLLGLLMGAPVAIGIALFISHYAPRSVAGVLAYLVDLLAAVPSIIFGLWGIFTIRKFLLPFQAWLNHHVGWFPLFGGDLSTTGSTAFAGGVVLAVMILPIITSITREIFLQTPRLHEEAALALGATKWETVRLAVFPYARSGMLSAILLGLGRALGETMAIALIMSPTIGFFLNWFTDNRNSQTIAANIALNFPESNQLQREALIGTGLALFVISLVVNFAARFIIGRTGKSGGGKKVKRLPPTNPSTMLALDDAESPLAALHPHASSAHPEGLKPSQPEGPRS
- a CDS encoding NUDIX hydrolase, producing MTDGVVLAAGAVCWRIVDGDVRVLVIHRPRYDDLTLPKGKVDPGETLPQTAVREVREETGLTVTLGVPLSQTRYTIASGREKVVHYWTAEVTDAAVRASRFRPNSEVDAAHWMPLSKAKVALSYEHDIRLLEEFATLHERAGGSSFGVIVLRHAKALGRSEWGGVDEKRPLAARGVLQAQRIVPTVRAWSPRRILTSPAVRCASTVAPLARALDRKPRYEPGVSQDAWDDGLSTVPEVVAKRIVSGRTAVLCSHRPVLPDILREFALATGTPMTWQLREAAVLEPAAFTIVHLSVLHPTAGILAVETHSPL
- a CDS encoding phosphate ABC transporter substrate-binding protein PstS, translated to MKLKNVAAAGALALATALALSACGSNDNGSSPSDTSTKSPAAAGPTIDPSLSGTITAGGSSAQANAQKAWTAAFTAQAAGVKINYDGSQGSGGGVTNWLGGSYDFAGTDSALSSDQFTQAQTTCGADGGLNIPVYLSGVAVIYKLPNDPKVNLSGSVIAQIFNGKITNWNDQAIAALNSGTTLPNLPISVVHRSDGSGTTNNFTNYLNQIAPSDWTTPANNAWPNSVGSGQQGGSGVVNTVEAGSGTIGYADQSSIGSATKASIQAGTSGSTFVAYSAAAATKAFDSAAKDAAQGTGDLTKKLDYTAITGADEYPIPLLSYDVLCKSFKDSTQGKLTAAYIGFIGSKVGQEVGEKNAGAAALPESIQTEIAKTIALVK